Genomic DNA from Comamonas resistens:
TGGCGCATGAGTGCTCGGTCATCGTGGCGCGCGGCCGTGACGGCACCATCGTCAACCTGCCTGTGCAGCGCAATCTGCACCGCGACGGTATTCTGGCCGTGACCGAGGTCTACGAAGGAAACGTGCCCGCAGCGCAGGCGGAGCAAGCGATTGCAGCTGCGAAATCCGTAGCTATCGGCCTCGATTACGTGGGCGTGCTCTGCGTGGAATTCTTTGTGCTGGACAACGGTCAGCTCGTGGTCAACGAGATCGCCCCGCGCCCGCACAACAGCGGCCACTACAGCCAAAACGCGATGGATGTGTCGCAATTCGACCTGCAAGTGCGCTGCATGACCAACCTGCCCCTGGTGCAGCCGCGCCAGCACAGCGCCACCGTGATGCTCAACCTGCTGGGCGATCTGTGGTTCAAGAATGACGGCACTGCACAGGCTCCGGCCTGGGATCAGATCCTGGCCCTGCCCGGTGCCCACCTGCACCTGTACGGCAAGGTCGATGCCAAGCCGGCCCGCAAGATGGGCCACTTGAACATCACCGCGGCCAGCCCCGAAAAAGCGCGTGCAACCGCTTTGAAGGCTGCTGAAATACTCGGCATTGCTGCGTTTTAAGGAAAACACGTGATTCTGGATGGAACGCTGGAAGCCTCGGTGCAAGCCGCTGCGCTCGCCCTGCAGCAAGGCCGGCTGCTAGGCCTGCCCACCGAGACGGTCTACGGCCTGGCCGCAGACAGCGACAACGATGCGGCCGTAGCGCAGATCTTTGCCGCCAAGGGCCGCCCGGCCAACCATCCGCTGATCGTGCATGTGGCCGACGCCGCCGCCATCACCCGCTATGCCAGGGAAGTCCCGGTCTTTGCCCAGCAGCTGATCGATGCGTTCTGGCCGGGGCCACTTACCTTGATCCTGCCGCGCCTGCCGCATGCCGCCAAGGCATCGACGGGCGGTCAGGACAGCGTGGGCCTGCGCTGCCCGTCCCACCCCGTGGCCCATGCGGTGCTGCAGGCCTGCCAGCAGCTCGATCCGCCGGTCTGGGGCGTGTCTGCCCCCAGCGCCAACAAGTTCGGCCGCGTCAGCCCCACCACGGCCGAGCATGTGGCCACCGAGTTTGGCGACGAGTTGCTGGTGCTCGATGGCGGCGCCTGCGAAGTGGGGATTGAGTCCACCATCGTCGACTGCACGCGGGGCGTGCCCGTGCTGCTGCGCCCTGGCGCCATCACGCGCGACGATATAGCGCGCGCCTGCGGCCAGCGACCGCTCTCGAAAGAAGAGCTGTCTACCAACACCCCGCGGGCGTCTGGCACGCTTTTGGCACACTACGCGCCCAACGCCAAGGTGCGGCTCATGGATGCCAGACAGCTGCAATCGGCTCTCGATATTCTGGGCAGCGAGGGCAAGAATATTGCGGTCTATCACCGCAGCCCCTTGAAGTGCACGGCCAAGGGCATCACGCTGCGGGCCATGCCCCAGCAAGCGCTGGCTACGGCCCGCGAACTGTTCGGTACGCTGCGCGACTTCGACGAAATCGGTGCCCAGCTGATCTGGATCGAAACCCCGCCCGACACCGCCGACTGGGAAGGCGTGCGCGACCGCCTGCAGCGGGCGGCGGCGGCAGGCTGAGCGGCCTCTTAGCTGATTTTCAATTAAAGATACAAATTTTTATTCGTTTTCTTTATTAGACACCTTCTCTAACCTTGCTTGCTTCCACAGCAACTTCAAAGGTTAGAACCATGGGAACCCGTCGCGACGCGCTTGGCAAGCTTCTGTCCATCAGTGCAGCATCCCTGGGCTTGGCGGCTTGCTCACGCTCCGACAACCAGGCCAGCAGCGAAACGAGCCGCACGGCACAGAATGGCAAGGTCGTTCCCTTCAACTACCCCGACAACCCCTCTTTCGACCTGATCTATCTGGCCGACAGACTGGGCTACTTCGACGGTACCTCGACCCGTCCCAACTACGTGGGCAAGATTGCCGCCCCCCAGATCATTCCGCTGGTCGGCACGGGCGACATCCATTTCGGCTCGCGCATGGTGCCGCTGGTGATTTCGGCCATTGCGGCCGGGGCCGACATGAAGGTGATTGCTGCCGGCAGCAAGACGCTGCAGGAGGCACCGCATATGAAGTACTTCGTGCGCAAGGATTCGGGCATCCGCACGCCCAGGGATCTGGAAGGCAAGACCATCGGCTTCAACAGCTTCGGCGCCTGCGCCGAGTTTGTCTCCAAGACCTATTTCCGCGAGCACGGCGCCGATGTCAACAAGATCAACTTCCTGGTCGTTCCCGACAACCAGGGCGAGCAGGCCGTGATCGGCCGCAATGTGGATCTGGCCATCATCCACCCACCCCATTCCGGCGGTGCCGAAGCCAACCCCGAGCTGCAGCGCCTGTGGACCGACTACGACCTGGACCGCGGCCTGGGCGGCATGGCGCCCTATAGCGTCAACGGCAGGTTTGCGCGCGAGAACCCGCAGGCCGTGCGCGATGTGGTCACGGCCATCGCCAAGGCCGGCAACTGGGTCAACGCCCACACCGACGAAGCGCGCCGCTACACGGCCGAGCGTCTCGGCATGGAGCTCAAGCATGTGGAGCGCTATGCCTATGTGGACGACCAGATCATCACCGAGCCGCCCATCCAGTACTACATCGACGTGCTGGAGCGCGAAGGCAAGCTGCAGCCGGGCAAGGTGGCGGTCAAGGATGTGTACACCAACGAGTTCAACCCCTTTGCCAAGGGAGCGGCGACATGAGCACTGCCCTGGACGAGTCTGGCTCCGCCATCAAGATCCGGGCACGCGATGTGCGCATGGATTTCGCCATTGCCGACGAGCGCGGCCGCAAGCAGCAGATCGCCGCCCTGCAGGACTTCAATCTCGATATCCGTGAAGGCGAGTTCTTCACCCTCCTCGGCCCTTCAGGCTGCGGCAAGTCCACGTTTCTCAATGTGCTGGCCGGGCTGGCGCGCAAGAGCGGCGGCAGCATCAGCATCGACGGCCAGCCGGCCAGCGGCATCAACCGCGAGCAGGGCGTGGTGTTCCAGGGCTATGCGCTGTTTCCGTGGCGTACCGTGCTGGAGAACATCGAGGTCGGGCTGGAGATCCGCAAGATTCCCAAACGCGAGCGCCGGGAGACTGCCGAGCAGTTTCTGCACCTGGTGGGGCTGGCCGGCTTCGGCCAGCGCTACCCGCACGAACTCTCGGGCGGGATGCGTCAGCGCGTGGCCATCGCCCGCTCCCTGGCCTATTCGCCCAGCCTGCTGCTGATGGACGAACCGTTTGCCGCCCTGGATGCCCAGACACGCGAAATACTGCAGTCCGAGCTGCTGCGCATCTGGGAGCAGCACAAGACCACCATCGTCTTCATCACCCACAGCCTCGATGAAGCCATCTATCTGTCGGATCGCATCGCCGTCATGACGCACCGACCCGGTCGCATCAAATCCGTGCTGGACATAGCGCTGCCGCGTCCGCGCCCCGCCGAGATACGCCATGCCCCGGCCTTTGTGCAACTGCGCGAACAGGCCTGGGATGTGCTGCGCGACGAAGTCGCCTTTGCCAGCGGCCACCGCCAGCAACCGCTGGCACCACTGCTGCCCACCGCCCCTGATTTCAGCCTGGCCTTGCGAGGATTTGCCATATGAGCCAACTGGCCGCATCCCCATCCCGGCGCCCCGCCAAGCCGGTGTCGCTGCTTTCCTCCCGGCAACTCGGGCTCCGATGGCTGGAGCGCTCGACCTGCGTGCTGCTGTTCTTTGCCATCTGGGAATTCCTGCCCCGTGCGGGACTGGTCAATTCGGCCTTTCTCAGCCCGCCATCCGCAGTTCTGGCGGCCATCGTCCAGCTGGCACAGACCGGCCAGCTGGACAAGCATGTGGCGGCCAGCCTGCAGCGCTCGCTGGCAGGCCTGATTCTGGCCGTCGTGGCAGGCGTGGCGCTGGGGTTGCTGATGGGCGTGGTGCGCCGCTTCGAAGCCTTTTTCGACCCCTTGCTGCAGCTGTTCCGCCAGGTCTCGGCACTGGCGCTGTTCCCGGTCTTTCTGCTGTTCTTCGGCATCGGCGAAGCCTCCAAGATCGCCATCATCTTCTGGGCGGCCTTCTGGCCGGTGCTGCTCAACACCATCAGCGGCGTCAAGCAGGTGGAAAAGCTGCTGATCCATTCGGCGCTGTCCATGGGGGCCTCGCGCGGCTTCATCTTCTTCAAGGTCATACTGCCGGCGGCGGCACCGTCCATCTTCACCGGCATCCGACTGGCGGGCGCCTATTCGATCACCGCGCTGGTCGCCGCCGAGATGATCGGCTCGCATGCAGGCCTGGGCTTTCTCACGCTGAATTCTCAGGAGATCTTCCAGATCCCCAGCATGTACGCGGGCATCGTGCTGCTGGCCGTTCTGGGCCTGGCCCTCAACTATGGGCTGGCCTTGCTCGAAAAGCGCCTGACGCGCTGGCGCAGCGGACTGGAATTTCATGAGTAGCGCCGCGCAATCCTGGCTACGATTGGTCCTGGCCGGCACCGCGCTGGCAGCAGCCGCCGCCGGCGCTGGCGTGCTGTGGCCGGCACTGCCGGATCTCGGCGGCACGGAGGCGGCAGGCCCGGTGCTGCAACAGGCCCGGCGCCAGGGCGTGCTCCATGTGGCCCTGCGCAGCTATGCGCGCCCTGCCCTGCCCGGCGAAGCCTTGCCGCCAGAGCCCGATGTCTACGACCAGGCCCTCGCGGACTGGCTGGGCCGGCAACTGGGCACCAGCGTCAGAATCACCCCCGCCAGCGATGCCGACCTGGTGCTCGAAGGCGTGGCGCCGCAGGACGGCCCGGTCGCCGCCGATCGACAGACCGGCGGCAGCTATATGCCGCAAAGCCTGCAACTGCTGGTGCTCAAGCAGCAGGCCGCCCTCTGGAGCCGCCATGCCCCCGGTCACTGGAGTTCCTGGCTGCCGCATGTGGCGCAGAAGGCCGCCCCCAGACCCACGACCTGCATCGCCACGGGTCAGGCCTCTGCCAGCACCTTGCAGGCCCAGGGCCTGCAGCCTCTTTTCGCGCCCTCCAGCATTCATGCAGTCAGCGATTTCCTGGCCGGCAAATGCCATGTTTTGGCCGAATCGCCCGAGGTCATCACGCGCCTGCTGCAACAGGACAACTGGCGCTTCTACGAGCGTCTCGGCAACCGCTTTCGCACCACGGATCAGGCCCATATCCGTCTGGCCAAGGCCGATGCGCAGTCCACCCGCTGGCTGCAGCACGCCGTCCAGCAATGGCAGCGCAGCGGTCTGCAGCAACGCGCGCAGGACAACCGCGTCAGCACGATTGCTCTGGAAGCTTCCTTGCTGGAAGACGGAGCCATCTGCCACTGACCGTCCGCCTCTTTTCCGCCCTCCACCATCTTCACCATGTTCTCCAGCCACTTCAACGATGTACTAGTCGCCCTGGAAAAAACCGCCGTCGCGCGCGACCGCCAGGGCGGTCATGCGGCAGCGGAAAAAGCCTTGCTGCGCGATGCCGGCCTGCTGCGCCTGGCAATCCCCCGCGAGCATGGTGGCGACGCGCTGAGCTGGCCCGACATATACCGCCATGTGCGCGCCCTGGCCGCCGTCGACAGCGCCCTGGCCCATGTGCTGGCGTTTCACCAGCTCCAGGTCGCCACCGTGCTGATCTATGGCTCGCGCCAGCAGCAGCGCCTCTGGCTGCGCCGCACCATCGACGAGAACGGCTGGTGGGGCAACGCGCTGAACCCGCGCGACACGCGTCTGCAGGCCCTGCCCCGCAGCTCGGAGCTGGCCGGCGGTTATGTGCTCGACGGTCTGAAAGGCTTTTGCTCGGGCACACGCGGCTCTCACTACCTGACGGTGTCGGCCTGCGTGGCCGGGCACGCGCAGCCGGTTCTGGGCCTGCTTGAAACCGCCTCGCCCGGCATTGCCGTCAAGGACGACTGGAACCCCATGGGCCAGCGTCAGACCGACAGCGGCTCGGTGCAGTTCAATCGCGTCCAGCTTCCCGCCAGCGCCGTCATGCGGGACGAGAATGCCGAAGTCACGGCCTTTCATACGCTGCGCAACTGCCTGGCGCAGCTGGTGCTGGTCAATCTGTTTGTCGGCGTGGCCCAGGGCGCACGCCGGCAGGCACGCGACCATGCGCGCGAACATGGCCGGCCCTGGCTGGGCTCGGCGGTGGAGCGCGCCACCGACGACCCCTACCTGCTGCGTCGCATGGGCGAGATGCAGGCCCAGATTTCGGGAGCTTCCCTGATGGCCGACCACGGCGCAGAGCTGCTGCAAAAAGCCTGGGAGCGCGGCCCTGGGCTGAGTGCGGCGGAACGCGCCGAGGTCGCCATCGCCGTCTTCGAAGCCAAGGTCATGGCGCATCGCTGCACCCTGTTCGCCACCCAGGAAATGTTCGATGTGGTGGGCTCGCGCGGCACCCATGCCGACCTCGGCTTCGACCGTTTCTGGCGCAATGTACGCACCCATACCCTGCACGACCCGCTGGACTACAAACTCCAGGCCCTGGGCCGCTGGGCCGTGCATGGCGAGGAGCCTTCGGCCCAGCACTACAACTGAGCCACGGCACAAAAAAATCCGGGACCAGCCCGGATTTTTCGTGTCGGCCGCGTCACCTCAGAAGCGGTAGCCCACCGCCAGCCCAAATACGTTGGGGTTGAGTTTGACGTTGATGCTCTGCCCGGAAGAGAGATGGATCTTGGTCTTCAAGAAACTCTTGGAGTAGGAGGCATCCACAAACCAGCGTTCATTGAAGTTGTAGACAAAACCCAGTTGCGCCAGGGCACCAAACTTGTCATCCACCTTGGCGGTGGTCGGATTCGCCTGGGTGCCCCCTGTCAGGCCGTTGAGCGTGGCCGTGGTCTTCTCGCCATAGAAATGGGCATAGGTCACGCCCAGGCCCACATAGGGACGGAATGCAGCATTCGCCTCATTGAAGCGGTACTGCAGCATCAAGGTCGCGGGAATGGCCTTGGTGCTACCCAGCTTGCCCACGCCGGCAATGGCACCATCGCCCACCAGATCATGCTTGAAGGGCGTTGCCAGCGGCAGATCCAGCGCCAGATTGTCAGTCACCATATAGGTGATGCCGCCACCGAGCTGGGTGTTGTTTTTGGCGTCCACCTTGGTGTTCGGAAAGGATGGAGCCGACAGATTGCCGCTGTCCACATCGGGCGCCAGATGGGTCACGCCCACACGCGCCAT
This window encodes:
- a CDS encoding 5-(carboxyamino)imidazole ribonucleotide synthase, yielding MSANDTQVILPGATLGVLGGGQLGRMFAHAAQAMGYFTVVLDKDETSPAGLVSHHHVRTGYEDAQGLAQLAKLCAAVTTEFENVPAGSLNKLAESLPVSPAGSAVAIAQDRAAEKAHFVKCGVPCAPYAVIETAEQLAAVNDALLPGILKTARMGYDGKGQIRVKTRDELIQAWDELKQVACVLEKMLPLAHECSVIVARGRDGTIVNLPVQRNLHRDGILAVTEVYEGNVPAAQAEQAIAAAKSVAIGLDYVGVLCVEFFVLDNGQLVVNEIAPRPHNSGHYSQNAMDVSQFDLQVRCMTNLPLVQPRQHSATVMLNLLGDLWFKNDGTAQAPAWDQILALPGAHLHLYGKVDAKPARKMGHLNITAASPEKARATALKAAEILGIAAF
- a CDS encoding L-threonylcarbamoyladenylate synthase: MILDGTLEASVQAAALALQQGRLLGLPTETVYGLAADSDNDAAVAQIFAAKGRPANHPLIVHVADAAAITRYAREVPVFAQQLIDAFWPGPLTLILPRLPHAAKASTGGQDSVGLRCPSHPVAHAVLQACQQLDPPVWGVSAPSANKFGRVSPTTAEHVATEFGDELLVLDGGACEVGIESTIVDCTRGVPVLLRPGAITRDDIARACGQRPLSKEELSTNTPRASGTLLAHYAPNAKVRLMDARQLQSALDILGSEGKNIAVYHRSPLKCTAKGITLRAMPQQALATARELFGTLRDFDEIGAQLIWIETPPDTADWEGVRDRLQRAAAAG
- a CDS encoding ABC transporter substrate-binding protein, whose protein sequence is MGTRRDALGKLLSISAASLGLAACSRSDNQASSETSRTAQNGKVVPFNYPDNPSFDLIYLADRLGYFDGTSTRPNYVGKIAAPQIIPLVGTGDIHFGSRMVPLVISAIAAGADMKVIAAGSKTLQEAPHMKYFVRKDSGIRTPRDLEGKTIGFNSFGACAEFVSKTYFREHGADVNKINFLVVPDNQGEQAVIGRNVDLAIIHPPHSGGAEANPELQRLWTDYDLDRGLGGMAPYSVNGRFARENPQAVRDVVTAIAKAGNWVNAHTDEARRYTAERLGMELKHVERYAYVDDQIITEPPIQYYIDVLEREGKLQPGKVAVKDVYTNEFNPFAKGAAT
- a CDS encoding ABC transporter ATP-binding protein is translated as MSTALDESGSAIKIRARDVRMDFAIADERGRKQQIAALQDFNLDIREGEFFTLLGPSGCGKSTFLNVLAGLARKSGGSISIDGQPASGINREQGVVFQGYALFPWRTVLENIEVGLEIRKIPKRERRETAEQFLHLVGLAGFGQRYPHELSGGMRQRVAIARSLAYSPSLLLMDEPFAALDAQTREILQSELLRIWEQHKTTIVFITHSLDEAIYLSDRIAVMTHRPGRIKSVLDIALPRPRPAEIRHAPAFVQLREQAWDVLRDEVAFASGHRQQPLAPLLPTAPDFSLALRGFAI
- a CDS encoding ABC transporter permease yields the protein MSQLAASPSRRPAKPVSLLSSRQLGLRWLERSTCVLLFFAIWEFLPRAGLVNSAFLSPPSAVLAAIVQLAQTGQLDKHVAASLQRSLAGLILAVVAGVALGLLMGVVRRFEAFFDPLLQLFRQVSALALFPVFLLFFGIGEASKIAIIFWAAFWPVLLNTISGVKQVEKLLIHSALSMGASRGFIFFKVILPAAAPSIFTGIRLAGAYSITALVAAEMIGSHAGLGFLTLNSQEIFQIPSMYAGIVLLAVLGLALNYGLALLEKRLTRWRSGLEFHE
- a CDS encoding type 2 periplasmic-binding domain-containing protein, with the translated sequence MSSAAQSWLRLVLAGTALAAAAAGAGVLWPALPDLGGTEAAGPVLQQARRQGVLHVALRSYARPALPGEALPPEPDVYDQALADWLGRQLGTSVRITPASDADLVLEGVAPQDGPVAADRQTGGSYMPQSLQLLVLKQQAALWSRHAPGHWSSWLPHVAQKAAPRPTTCIATGQASASTLQAQGLQPLFAPSSIHAVSDFLAGKCHVLAESPEVITRLLQQDNWRFYERLGNRFRTTDQAHIRLAKADAQSTRWLQHAVQQWQRSGLQQRAQDNRVSTIALEASLLEDGAICH
- a CDS encoding acyl-CoA dehydrogenase family protein, yielding MFSSHFNDVLVALEKTAVARDRQGGHAAAEKALLRDAGLLRLAIPREHGGDALSWPDIYRHVRALAAVDSALAHVLAFHQLQVATVLIYGSRQQQRLWLRRTIDENGWWGNALNPRDTRLQALPRSSELAGGYVLDGLKGFCSGTRGSHYLTVSACVAGHAQPVLGLLETASPGIAVKDDWNPMGQRQTDSGSVQFNRVQLPASAVMRDENAEVTAFHTLRNCLAQLVLVNLFVGVAQGARRQARDHAREHGRPWLGSAVERATDDPYLLRRMGEMQAQISGASLMADHGAELLQKAWERGPGLSAAERAEVAIAVFEAKVMAHRCTLFATQEMFDVVGSRGTHADLGFDRFWRNVRTHTLHDPLDYKLQALGRWAVHGEEPSAQHYN
- a CDS encoding OmpW/AlkL family protein, whose protein sequence is MKNSVRIIAAAAALAACGLASAQSAGSWMARVGVTHLAPDVDSGNLSAPSFPNTKVDAKNNTQLGGGITYMVTDNLALDLPLATPFKHDLVGDGAIAGVGKLGSTKAIPATLMLQYRFNEANAAFRPYVGLGVTYAHFYGEKTTATLNGLTGGTQANPTTAKVDDKFGALAQLGFVYNFNERWFVDASYSKSFLKTKIHLSSGQSINVKLNPNVFGLAVGYRF